A DNA window from Vigna angularis cultivar LongXiaoDou No.4 chromosome 1, ASM1680809v1, whole genome shotgun sequence contains the following coding sequences:
- the LOC128195402 gene encoding uncharacterized protein LOC128195402, which yields MENQVEVQEGMKADIQQLKEQMRQVLKTLDALRSPGCLCTQRSQQGVPEAQTFPSYGLPPNYTPPSGVDSGHLDTQKAEGNAPEVEDEPGATTFAIPRQTIQPGIESMIMKKQPETKSPSCVITPADFKDDKSILEVPEKRLRAIEGEGSFELGDAKKLCLVPDVVIPPKFMLPEFEKYRGNTCPRGHISMYCRKMAAYAHDEKLLIHFFQESLIDETLTWYMRLETTHIYSWKDLVEAFLRQYGYNKDLTPDRAQLQNMVKKESESFREYAQRWREIAAQVEPRLSDKEMTTTFLSTLQPPFYEHMLNISISSSFTDIVIIGERVESGIRSGKIALGPELVASLNDYGPGHEKDKKRRANSHFTAYPQMSHSYGSSRAIERRNYNRDKRVANFTPIPMTYTELLPDLLRRNLIKICPTRPIRPPYPKNYDVNARCDYHAGACGHSIEACKALKRKVQSLIDSGCLKFEES from the coding sequence atggagaaccaagtaGAAGTTCAAGAGGGAATGAAAGCCGATATCCAAcagctgaaggaacaaatgagacaAGTCCTAAAGACCCTGGATGCCTTACGAAGCCCTGGATGTTTATGCACACAACGATCACAACAAGGAGTTCCAGAAGcacaaactttcccttcctatggtcttcCCCCGAATTATACTCCACCCTCAGGAGTAGACTCGGGACATCTTGACACTCAAAAGGCCGAAGGTAATGCACCTGAAGTAGAAGACGAGCCTGGGGCAACCACTTTCGCAATTCCTAGGCAGACGATCCAACCAGGTATTGAGAGcatgataatgaaaaaacaacCTGAGACGAAGTCTCCATCTTGTGTCATTACACCAGCAGATTTTAAGGACGATAAGAGCATATTAGAAGTCCCTGAGAAGAGGTTGAGAGCCATAGAGGGtgaaggaagttttgaattGGGAGATGCTAAAAAACTATGTTTAGTTCCTGACGTGGTGATACCTCCAAAGTTCATGTTGCCAGAGTTTGAGAAATATCGGGGAAATACTTGCCCGAGGGGCCACATAAGCATGTACTGCAGGAAAATGGCAGCTTATGCCCACgatgaaaaacttttgattcactTCTTCCAAGAAAGTTTAATTGACGAAACTCTAACTTGGTACATGCGCTTAGAAACTACTCACATCTACTCATGGAAAGATCTGGTTGAGGCATTCCTAAGGCAGTATGGATATAATAAAGATTTGACACCTGATAGAGCACAATTGCAGAACATGGTGAAGAAAGAATCTGAATCATTCAGAGAATATGCCCAAAGGTGGAGAGAGATAGCTGCTCAAGTAGAACCGCGTCTGAGCGACAAGGAGATGACTACCACGTTTTTGAGTACTCTGCAACCACCATTTTATGAGCACATGTTAAACATCTCAATTTCCTCAAGTTTTACTGACATAGTAATAATTGGAGAGAGGGTTGAGAGTGGCATAAGAAGTGGAAAAATTGCACTAGGCCCAGAGCTAGTAGCCAGTTTAAACGATTATGGTCCTGGTCATGAGAAGGATAAGAAGCGAAGAGCTAATTCCCATTTTACTGCCTATCCTCAAATGTCACATTCCTATGGGTCCAGTCGAGCCATTGAGCGAAGAAATTACAATCGCGATAAGAGGGTCGCCAACTTCACTCCTATCCCCATGACCTATACAGAGCTACTACCAGATCTTCTCCGCAGAAACCTCATAAAGATTTGTCCAACCAGGCCTATACGACCTCCGTACCCAAAGAACTATGACGTAAATGCCAGGTGTGATTATCATGCAGGAGCGTGTGGACATTCAATAGAGGCATGCAAGGCTCTGAAACGTAAAGTGCAATCTTTGATTGATTcaggatgtttaaagtttgaagaaagttaA